One Planctomycetota bacterium genomic region harbors:
- a CDS encoding prepilin-type N-terminal cleavage/methylation domain-containing protein translates to MRKNAFTLIELLVVVSIIALLIAILLPSLERARAAAKLTTCAANLKQIGTGFVLYGHDNRDKFIDYATGSAMVYGGRAGTWGGYGAPSWTPAKRPLNKYVGVGYGTPDDAEVPLFRCPSDMGHGPGGTYAFPTVKVYYDVGSSYPYNVGPITSVPPTASSTLRGNTFANIKRPSFVLLSGDHPIHNYISEGDRREYWHDPLKLTANVLYVDSHVAYQPVTRGNVTDNYSWLADY, encoded by the coding sequence ATGCGTAAAAACGCCTTTACACTGATTGAACTCCTCGTCGTCGTGAGTATCATCGCGCTGCTGATCGCGATTCTGCTGCCGAGTCTGGAGCGCGCCCGCGCCGCCGCGAAGCTGACGACGTGCGCCGCCAATCTCAAACAGATCGGCACCGGCTTCGTGCTCTATGGTCACGACAATCGCGACAAGTTCATCGACTACGCCACCGGCAGCGCGATGGTCTACGGCGGGCGGGCCGGAACATGGGGCGGATACGGCGCTCCGTCATGGACCCCCGCCAAACGACCGCTCAACAAGTATGTCGGCGTCGGCTACGGCACGCCCGACGATGCCGAAGTCCCGCTCTTCCGATGCCCCTCCGACATGGGTCACGGCCCCGGCGGCACCTACGCCTTCCCCACCGTCAAGGTCTACTACGACGTCGGCAGCTCCTATCCTTACAACGTCGGCCCGATCACCAGCGTCCCCCCCACCGCTTCGTCCACACTCCGCGGCAATACCTTCGCCAACATCAAGCGCCCGTCCTTCGTGCTGCTCTCCGGCGATCACCCGATCCACAACTACATCAGCGAAGGCGACCGCCGCGAATACTGGCACGATCCGCTCAAACTCACCGCCAATGTCCTCTACGTCGATTCGCACGTTGCCTATCAGCCCGTCACGCGCGGCAACGTCACGGACAATTACAGTTGGCTCGCCGATTATTGA